A part of Hydrogenobacter sp. T-8 genomic DNA contains:
- a CDS encoding AbrB/MazE/SpoVT family DNA-binding domain-containing protein, which produces MDEVAKIMARGLVALPSDVRKRLGLKEGDLVRIEVKDDQLIIKKEQRVYDLKGSIPSGQTQQKSFAQILAEEFQKQKGGKKDGGA; this is translated from the coding sequence ATGGATGAGGTAGCCAAGATAATGGCAAGAGGGCTGGTAGCTTTGCCCAGTGATGTTAGAAAAAGGCTCGGGCTAAAGGAGGGAGACTTGGTCAGGATTGAGGTAAAAGATGACCAGCTCATAATAAAAAAGGAGCAGAGGGTTTATGACCTAAAGGGTAGCATCCCATCAGGACAAACCCAACAGAAGAGCTTTGCCCAGATATTAGCGGAAGAGTTCCAAAAACAGAAGGGAGGGAAGAAGGATGGCGGAGCTTAA
- the lpxA gene encoding acyl-ACP--UDP-N-acetylglucosamine O-acyltransferase: MPKVHPTTIIRGEVELGENVEVGPYTIIEGKVVVGEGTKIGARVSIKGKVSIGSNCRIHDGAIVGEEPQHLKYAGEESEVIVGNNVIIREYVTIHRGTAIDKMKTVIEDDVMLMAYSHVAHDCIVRRGVIMANCATLGGHVEVGEYAFIGGLSAVHQWARVGAYAMVGGLSGVSLDIPPYVRASGQHAHLYGINTIGLERRGFSKETIAILKRAYRILFRSGMLKEDAIALLLSEYGDHKEVRNLVEFIRTSKRGVARDAGRS; this comes from the coding sequence ATGCCAAAGGTTCATCCAACAACTATAATAAGGGGGGAGGTAGAGCTGGGAGAGAACGTGGAGGTCGGTCCCTACACCATCATAGAAGGCAAGGTGGTAGTTGGAGAGGGAACAAAAATAGGTGCAAGGGTCTCAATAAAAGGAAAGGTCTCCATAGGTTCAAACTGTAGGATTCATGACGGAGCTATCGTAGGAGAGGAGCCACAACACCTAAAATATGCAGGAGAAGAAAGCGAGGTGATAGTGGGCAATAATGTAATAATAAGAGAATACGTCACCATTCATAGGGGAACAGCCATAGACAAGATGAAAACAGTTATAGAGGATGATGTGATGCTTATGGCTTATTCCCATGTGGCACATGACTGCATAGTCCGAAGGGGAGTTATCATGGCAAACTGTGCTACCCTTGGAGGGCATGTAGAGGTGGGAGAGTATGCCTTTATAGGCGGGCTTTCCGCAGTCCACCAATGGGCGAGGGTTGGAGCTTACGCCATGGTGGGGGGTCTATCTGGAGTATCCCTTGATATACCGCCCTACGTGAGGGCGTCAGGACAACATGCACATCTATACGGCATAAATACGATTGGACTTGAGAGGAGAGGCTTTTCCAAGGAAACAATAGCCATTCTCAAAAGGGCATACAGAATTCTCTTTAGAAGTGGTATGTTGAAGGAGGATGCTATAGCCTTACTTCTTAGTGAATACGGAGACCACAAAGAGGTAAGAAACTTAGTGGAGTTCATAAGGACTTCAAAAAGAGGTGTCGCAAGAGACGCAGGGAGGAGTTAA
- the bioF gene encoding 8-amino-7-oxononanoate synthase translates to MQWIEEELERLRFESLYRQRSLREGLLDFCSNDYLALKDHPEVIEESVKVLRNYGLGSGASALVSGYTKHHKELEDKLSEFKLTPCCVLFGSGYLANLGTIPALVGEDDLVLSDQLNHASIIDACRLSKSKVLVYRHRDYQHLEELLKTFRNDHRRCLIVTDTVFSMDGDIADIRTLKGYAEEFDCMLYLDEAHATGVLGVSGRGGLEEFGESWEEYIVVMGTLSKAIGSYGAFVCGSKVLCDYLVNRARSLIFSTSLPPAVCAGAKKAIEIIQRESWRVKKLRERSQLIYNRLSTFGLEVLFHHTPILPIMVYEEAKALDLRDRLLKQGILIQAIRYPTVPRGMARLRLTTTLRYTDDDLERLFKSLEKL, encoded by the coding sequence ATGCAATGGATAGAAGAAGAGCTTGAAAGGCTCAGGTTTGAAAGTCTATACAGACAAAGGAGCCTAAGAGAGGGTCTTTTAGACTTTTGCTCCAACGACTACCTTGCACTGAAAGACCACCCCGAGGTAATTGAGGAAAGTGTAAAGGTTCTTAGAAATTACGGTCTTGGGTCTGGGGCTTCCGCACTTGTGTCTGGATATACAAAGCATCATAAAGAGCTTGAAGACAAACTATCTGAGTTTAAGTTAACACCTTGCTGTGTTCTTTTCGGCTCTGGCTATCTTGCTAACCTTGGCACTATACCCGCCCTTGTGGGGGAGGATGATTTAGTCCTGAGCGACCAGCTAAACCATGCAAGTATTATAGATGCTTGTAGGTTATCTAAATCTAAGGTGCTTGTCTACAGACACAGAGATTATCAACACTTAGAAGAGCTACTCAAAACCTTTAGAAACGACCACAGAAGATGTCTTATAGTTACGGATACGGTTTTTAGCATGGATGGTGACATTGCGGATATTAGGACCCTAAAAGGGTATGCGGAGGAATTTGACTGCATGCTTTATCTTGATGAAGCCCATGCAACGGGTGTGCTTGGAGTTTCTGGAAGAGGTGGTCTTGAAGAGTTTGGAGAGAGTTGGGAAGAGTATATAGTGGTTATGGGCACTCTATCAAAGGCGATAGGCTCGTATGGTGCCTTTGTATGCGGTTCTAAGGTTTTATGTGATTATCTGGTAAACAGAGCTAGGAGCTTGATATTTTCTACATCTCTTCCTCCTGCGGTATGTGCTGGTGCAAAAAAGGCTATAGAGATAATCCAGCGAGAAAGCTGGAGGGTAAAAAAGCTAAGAGAGAGAAGCCAGTTGATATATAACAGGCTCTCCACATTTGGGCTTGAGGTTCTCTTTCACCATACCCCTATTTTGCCCATAATGGTTTACGAGGAAGCCAAAGCATTAGACTTGAGGGATAGACTTCTTAAGCAAGGAATACTTATTCAAGCTATAAGATATCCCACAGTTCCCAGAGGCATGGCAAGGCTAAGACTTACCACAACACTAAGGTACACGGATGATGACCTTGAAAGGCTCTTTAAGTCCCTTGAAAAGCTTTAA
- a CDS encoding DsbC family protein, which yields MLKKIGFLSAFVVALLSLNACGQSSAKCPTKEQVKTSVKDFIPQDFSVEAVSQVQSIGGLCEVVIKVGAQPLVFYMDSKGEYLLAGNLISVKDKKNITRDRQQEFMKVSADQLKEIEKHVNVRYGEGSKYIYFITDPDCPFCKRSNPIVEEWAKKNNVQIRLIFFPLPIHPEAFGKAVAVICDKKGFKEYAEGYTSKNQCEEGKKAVEANLELMNKLGIGGTPTFIGMNGKLHSGLPTEEDLNKLIN from the coding sequence ATGTTGAAAAAAATAGGTTTCCTCTCAGCCTTTGTAGTTGCGTTGCTTTCTCTTAATGCCTGTGGGCAGAGCTCTGCTAAGTGCCCTACAAAGGAACAGGTCAAAACCTCTGTGAAAGACTTCATACCTCAAGATTTTAGCGTTGAAGCTGTATCCCAAGTTCAAAGCATAGGCGGTCTTTGTGAAGTGGTTATCAAGGTTGGAGCACAACCTCTGGTCTTCTACATGGATAGCAAAGGTGAATACTTGCTTGCTGGTAATCTAATAAGCGTAAAAGACAAAAAGAACATAACCAGAGACAGACAGCAGGAGTTTATGAAGGTCTCCGCAGACCAACTTAAAGAAATAGAAAAGCATGTAAATGTTAGGTACGGAGAAGGAAGCAAGTATATATACTTTATAACAGACCCAGATTGCCCCTTCTGTAAGAGGAGCAACCCAATAGTAGAAGAGTGGGCAAAGAAAAACAATGTCCAGATAAGACTTATCTTCTTCCCCCTTCCAATACATCCAGAAGCCTTTGGTAAGGCGGTGGCTGTAATATGCGACAAGAAAGGCTTTAAGGAATACGCAGAAGGCTACACTTCAAAGAATCAATGTGAAGAAGGTAAGAAGGCTGTTGAAGCAAATCTAGAGCTTATGAACAAGCTGGGCATAGGAGGGACACCTACTTTTATAGGTATGAACGGGAAGCTGCACTCAGGGCTTCCAACGGAGGAAGACCTTAACAAGCTCATAAACTGA
- a CDS encoding aminopeptidase yields MYREHIYRLYRVNMNLKEDESLLLLTDTEKDYLLALIDQFVESARAITQKVRHCVYPSLGGHGKEPPEEVWRLAFGDRAIDELRKKGLFEHILLKEDYSEYEALQILKAYAEDVPQVVVAFPYFSTTHTFFRKALTEGFGCRYASMPLFEPEMFYGPMNVDWDYVAKLSLDVADMLSEAEWVHVKAEGTDMEFFVLGRRAIADTGLFHHSGQYGNLPAGEAFVAPIENSAFGKLTITYGPDRKLERPITLKFRDGAVEEIEGFEPYRNYLEEVFKRYENARVIAEFGVGTNPGAKRPDNVLEAEKILGTVHIAIGDNHTFGGVNRVSFHTDYVVFEPQVTIGGKGWQKRLLEKGRLRT; encoded by the coding sequence ATGTATAGGGAACACATATACAGGCTCTACAGAGTGAACATGAACTTGAAAGAGGACGAGTCTTTGCTCCTGCTTACGGATACGGAGAAGGACTACCTTTTGGCTCTGATAGACCAGTTTGTGGAAAGTGCAAGAGCCATAACACAAAAAGTAAGGCACTGTGTTTATCCCTCTTTGGGAGGGCATGGCAAAGAGCCACCAGAGGAGGTTTGGAGGCTTGCCTTTGGAGATAGAGCAATAGATGAGCTAAGAAAAAAGGGTCTCTTTGAGCATATACTCCTTAAAGAAGACTATTCGGAATATGAAGCTCTGCAAATACTCAAGGCTTACGCAGAGGATGTCCCTCAAGTGGTGGTAGCCTTTCCCTACTTTTCCACCACACATACCTTTTTTAGAAAAGCTCTTACAGAAGGCTTTGGCTGTAGATACGCAAGTATGCCTCTTTTTGAGCCGGAGATGTTTTACGGTCCTATGAACGTGGACTGGGATTACGTAGCAAAGTTGAGCCTTGATGTAGCAGACATGCTCTCCGAAGCGGAATGGGTGCATGTAAAGGCGGAAGGAACAGACATGGAGTTTTTTGTGTTAGGAAGGAGGGCTATAGCGGACACGGGTCTTTTCCATCATAGCGGTCAATATGGAAACCTGCCTGCTGGCGAAGCCTTTGTAGCCCCTATAGAGAACTCAGCCTTTGGAAAGCTAACCATAACCTACGGTCCTGATAGGAAACTGGAAAGACCCATAACCCTTAAATTCCGAGATGGTGCGGTGGAAGAGATAGAAGGCTTTGAACCATATAGGAATTACCTTGAAGAGGTGTTTAAAAGATACGAGAATGCCCGAGTAATTGCAGAGTTTGGCGTTGGGACAAACCCAGGTGCAAAAAGACCCGACAATGTGCTTGAGGCAGAGAAAATTCTTGGCACAGTGCATATAGCCATAGGAGACAACCATACCTTTGGAGGTGTGAACAGAGTTTCCTTCCACACCGATTATGTGGTTTTTGAACCCCAAGTAACCATAGGAGGTAAGGGATGGCAAAAGAGACTTTTAGAGAAAGGCAGGCTCAGGACCTGA
- a CDS encoding CinA family protein produces MMVGVCEDPIEFEGFLVRTIGLDVIEGYKSRKWVGGVDFLIKDEEELKVFMERYGDFVYAIGRKSMEEIVGVLLREKGLKLAIAESCTGGLLSARIVNVPGSSHYFVGGFVVYANEIKTKLLGVEESSIRRHGAVSEEVCRQMAVGALEETDADIALAITGISGPEGGTDQKPVGLTYIALATDREVVVRRFLFEGSRNENRFIATQWALEILRQYLIRGV; encoded by the coding sequence ATGATGGTGGGTGTATGTGAGGATCCTATTGAGTTTGAAGGTTTTTTAGTCAGGACTATAGGATTAGATGTTATTGAGGGCTATAAAAGCAGGAAATGGGTTGGCGGTGTTGACTTTCTTATCAAGGATGAGGAAGAGCTAAAGGTCTTTATGGAAAGGTATGGAGACTTTGTCTACGCAATTGGAAGGAAGAGTATGGAGGAGATTGTAGGAGTCCTTTTAAGAGAAAAAGGCTTAAAGCTAGCCATTGCGGAAAGTTGTACAGGTGGTCTACTTTCCGCAAGGATCGTAAATGTTCCAGGTTCTTCTCACTACTTCGTAGGTGGCTTTGTGGTCTATGCCAACGAGATCAAGACAAAACTGCTCGGGGTTGAAGAAAGCTCTATAAGAAGACACGGTGCGGTTTCTGAAGAGGTTTGCAGACAGATGGCGGTGGGTGCTCTTGAGGAAACGGATGCGGACATAGCACTTGCCATAACGGGTATATCCGGACCAGAAGGAGGGACAGACCAAAAACCTGTGGGGCTTACCTACATAGCCCTCGCAACAGACAGGGAAGTGGTTGTTAGAAGGTTTCTCTTTGAGGGTAGCAGGAATGAGAACCGTTTCATAGCTACCCAGTGGGCTCTTGAAATACTTAGGCAATACCTTATAAGGGGGGTCTAA
- a CDS encoding flagellar hook protein FlgE, protein MMRSFFNAVTGMNAYRTWMDITADNMANVNTIGFKGSRPIFQDVISSVTIGLNTVTNTIKSTTYGAGVLVDSTQKLWTIGNFKQTGINTDLAIQGRGLFIIKDPISGINYYTRDGQFRLSRDGYMVNSGGLKLQGFRVDERGKTVGTGLEDIHVIPQLPPKATGQIRFLGPTNLNADAGVPAIAFDPNDPASYNYKYTITIYDSLGTPYQADLFFRKTGTNTWDIYLRADIDPANAGYELSGDWTGVQFDSSGKLVYDGTVVRREPSPDGKSHYYYLDPGALSVPTTTPSGGTFPANTDWRIYVGESLQSVTVNNGDPIPNSYITQYSADFLVTADQNGYAKGDLVDVYVLSEDGAVVGVYSNGKSLPLYRVAVAVFSDPEELIKKGANLYTSISTPTIMTPGGAEKVRSGMLEMSNVDIASEFINLISAQRAYQANTRVITSSNAVLDDTINLVR, encoded by the coding sequence ATGATGAGGAGCTTTTTTAACGCTGTAACGGGCATGAACGCCTACAGAACATGGATGGACATAACCGCAGATAATATGGCAAACGTAAACACCATAGGCTTTAAGGGTAGTAGACCCATTTTTCAGGACGTTATATCTTCGGTCACCATAGGTCTTAATACAGTAACCAACACCATTAAGTCTACCACATACGGAGCGGGTGTTTTGGTTGATAGCACGCAAAAGCTTTGGACAATAGGCAACTTCAAGCAGACAGGTATAAATACCGACCTTGCCATACAAGGCAGAGGGCTTTTTATAATAAAGGACCCCATTTCAGGAATCAACTACTACACAAGGGATGGACAATTTAGGCTTAGCAGGGATGGCTATATGGTTAATTCTGGTGGTTTAAAACTGCAGGGCTTCAGGGTTGACGAAAGGGGAAAAACCGTAGGCACAGGTCTTGAGGACATTCATGTTATACCTCAGCTTCCACCAAAAGCTACAGGGCAGATAAGGTTCTTGGGTCCAACAAACCTTAACGCAGATGCAGGTGTACCTGCTATTGCTTTTGACCCAAATGACCCTGCAAGTTACAACTACAAATACACCATAACCATATACGACAGCCTTGGAACCCCCTATCAAGCAGACCTGTTTTTCAGAAAGACGGGAACAAATACATGGGATATATACCTCAGAGCAGATATCGACCCAGCAAATGCAGGATATGAGCTTTCTGGTGACTGGACAGGTGTTCAATTTGATTCCTCTGGAAAACTGGTCTACGACGGAACGGTAGTTAGGAGAGAACCGTCTCCCGATGGGAAAAGCCATTACTACTATCTTGACCCAGGTGCTCTTTCCGTTCCTACAACCACTCCCAGCGGTGGAACTTTCCCTGCAAACACCGACTGGAGGATATACGTAGGTGAGTCTCTCCAATCTGTGACAGTAAATAATGGAGACCCTATCCCAAATTCATACATAACCCAATACTCTGCAGACTTTCTTGTCACAGCAGACCAAAATGGCTACGCCAAGGGTGACCTCGTAGATGTCTATGTTCTGTCCGAAGATGGTGCGGTTGTAGGGGTATATTCCAACGGAAAATCTCTACCCCTTTATAGAGTGGCGGTTGCAGTGTTCTCTGACCCAGAAGAGCTTATCAAGAAAGGTGCAAATCTCTATACTTCCATCTCTACACCAACCATAATGACTCCAGGTGGTGCGGAGAAAGTCAGGTCTGGCATGTTAGAAATGTCCAATGTGGATATAGCCTCTGAGTTTATAAATCTTATATCTGCCCAAAGGGCATATCAGGCAAATACGAGGGTAATAACCTCATCCAACGCAGTGCTTGATGATACAATAAATCTGGTAAGGTAA
- a CDS encoding dehydrogenase, with protein MSLEPTKIPLTVKEFDSQKVGFCAGCGCACGYILYQKEGKIVDLYGHPADPRGMGSLCTKGIAYIQEATTNPMRLKGIFMRKGDEFISVDYAQALEILKGKLSKGKTAFLLGRQAGLEDYLLARSLSEDVFVDAPIVEFMPSSLKPTDWKRAKFILSVDAEPVFSEVMATRWVVDAIEAGAYLFCLSSRYETTCAKAKDRLLLKPDSIIEFLQAILKPEKGDSKVEFVKRSLFLMRGALVLVGAHLLNSPFREAILSILAGLRKKFGVNYSFVGDLMPFPAKPMEEFFERFEEFDNLVVVGNHFRYLREDHLKALKDKFVVSFQVFPNITAHYSDMLFALSMYQERDFINYRHGFGYLVYSPKTVDAQDVYSPADVLGKALGLRVSLKDFEYYEDLETKGEVELRMEDIGSKGFSGDYYTRKGELFLYTDSTLVEDLGHWNPWTHEMERFQRAYINTHTARRIGLKDSIQIGGISFDLITTENIAEGVIFIPSEYEEFQPFDPGHRVGAFLKNPYHRYEVFL; from the coding sequence ATGAGCCTTGAGCCCACAAAAATACCTCTCACGGTGAAGGAGTTTGACAGCCAAAAGGTAGGTTTTTGTGCAGGTTGTGGATGTGCCTGCGGATATATCCTTTACCAAAAGGAAGGTAAGATAGTAGACTTATACGGACACCCTGCAGACCCAAGGGGGATGGGAAGTCTATGCACCAAAGGTATAGCCTATATACAGGAAGCGACAACCAATCCTATGAGACTAAAAGGTATTTTTATGAGGAAGGGAGATGAGTTTATTTCTGTTGATTACGCTCAAGCTCTTGAAATCCTGAAGGGAAAACTATCAAAGGGCAAGACCGCCTTTTTGCTTGGTAGGCAGGCAGGACTTGAGGATTATCTCCTTGCCAGAAGCCTCTCAGAGGATGTTTTTGTTGATGCCCCCATTGTAGAGTTTATGCCTTCAAGTCTTAAGCCCACTGATTGGAAAAGGGCAAAGTTCATACTCTCCGTTGATGCGGAGCCAGTTTTTTCTGAGGTTATGGCAACGCGGTGGGTGGTAGATGCCATAGAAGCGGGTGCATACCTCTTTTGTCTCTCCAGCAGGTATGAAACCACCTGTGCCAAGGCAAAGGATAGACTGCTATTAAAGCCAGATTCTATTATAGAGTTTTTGCAGGCTATTCTTAAGCCTGAAAAGGGTGATAGCAAGGTGGAGTTTGTTAAAAGAAGCCTGTTTCTCATGAGAGGTGCCCTTGTCCTTGTGGGGGCACACCTTTTGAACTCTCCCTTTAGAGAAGCTATACTTTCTATTCTTGCTGGGCTTAGAAAGAAGTTTGGTGTCAACTACAGCTTTGTGGGAGACCTTATGCCTTTCCCTGCCAAGCCTATGGAGGAGTTTTTTGAAAGGTTTGAGGAGTTTGATAACCTTGTGGTGGTAGGAAACCACTTTAGATATCTAAGGGAAGACCATCTAAAAGCCCTTAAGGATAAGTTTGTGGTTAGCTTTCAGGTTTTCCCAAACATTACAGCCCATTATTCGGACATGCTTTTTGCCTTGAGCATGTATCAAGAGCGAGACTTTATAAACTACAGGCATGGCTTTGGCTATCTTGTATATTCACCAAAGACGGTAGATGCGCAAGATGTTTATAGTCCTGCGGACGTGCTTGGAAAAGCTCTTGGGCTAAGGGTAAGCCTAAAAGACTTTGAATACTATGAAGATTTAGAAACAAAGGGTGAGGTAGAGCTTAGGATGGAAGACATTGGTTCGAAGGGGTTTTCAGGTGATTACTACACACGAAAGGGGGAGCTTTTCCTCTACACAGACAGCACCCTTGTGGAGGACTTGGGACATTGGAACCCTTGGACTCATGAGATGGAAAGGTTTCAAAGGGCTTATATAAACACGCACACTGCAAGAAGGATCGGACTAAAGGATAGCATACAGATAGGAGGTATAAGTTTTGACTTAATCACCACAGAAAATATAGCAGAGGGCGTTATCTTTATACCCTCAGAGTATGAAGAATTTCAACCCTTTGACCCAGGGCATAGAGTTGGAGCTTTCCTAAAAAATCCCTATCACAGGTATGAGGTCTTCCTATGA
- a CDS encoding Crp/Fnr family transcriptional regulator has translation MAKETFRERQAQDLRIDLLRKVHIFEDLSEDELRDALNYMQVREFRRNEYLFFEEEAEPGVYILLDGLIKLLKETHDARIVIVRLVYPGDIFGWIEWGKKVPRNTYTAKAMLESKTLYISNRDFINLSIKHPAIAIKMTCEATTTLLHSYETLKSIAGGKVEERIAKVLLEIADRIGKKYEDVIVIDAPLTRLDIAEMTGTTVETTIRVMSKWKKQGIINAERGYIEIIKRRELERLAV, from the coding sequence ATGGCAAAAGAGACTTTTAGAGAAAGGCAGGCTCAGGACCTGAGGATTGACCTACTAAGAAAGGTTCACATTTTTGAAGACCTGTCAGAGGATGAGCTCAGGGATGCCCTGAACTACATGCAAGTTAGGGAGTTTAGAAGAAATGAGTATCTCTTCTTTGAAGAGGAGGCGGAGCCTGGCGTTTACATCCTTCTGGATGGTCTTATAAAGCTCTTGAAGGAAACCCACGATGCAAGGATTGTTATAGTTAGGCTTGTCTATCCTGGGGACATATTTGGCTGGATAGAGTGGGGTAAAAAGGTTCCAAGAAATACTTACACCGCTAAGGCGATGCTTGAAAGCAAGACCCTCTACATTTCCAACAGGGACTTTATAAACCTCTCCATAAAGCATCCTGCTATTGCTATAAAGATGACCTGCGAAGCAACTACCACACTTCTGCATAGTTACGAAACTCTCAAGAGCATAGCGGGTGGTAAGGTAGAAGAAAGGATTGCGAAGGTCCTTCTTGAGATAGCGGACAGAATAGGGAAAAAATACGAAGATGTCATAGTCATTGATGCACCCCTAACAAGGCTTGACATTGCAGAGATGACTGGCACAACTGTGGAGACCACCATAAGGGTTATGAGTAAGTGGAAAAAGCAAGGCATAATAAACGCAGAGAGGGGATACATAGAGATAATAAAAAGGCGTGAGCTTGAAAGGCTTGCAGTATGA
- the glmU gene encoding bifunctional UDP-N-acetylglucosamine diphosphorylase/glucosamine-1-phosphate N-acetyltransferase GlmU, translating into MRALVLSAGLGTRFKSEKPKVMHNILGKPMLWYVLKTLKELHIENIALVVGYKAEQIREYFGDSYHYFYQSNPKGGTGDAVLSAIDFWRDYDGYMLVINGDSPLVKSQTLKNMQRYLHMVEEYEGIKLSALLLSTQLPDPTGYGRIIKDERGNVIKVVEEKDASFEEKLIKEINGGVYIFYCPHLVETLFHVKPSPKTGEVYLTEVFNLMHQKGYTVRSFMAEDPTEVLGANTRWELAIAENVIRLRILQEWAEKGNTIHQPESVWIEPDVVLEGDVEIYPDVMLRGNTRLGRGVLVGKGSLLENSVVEEGAVIEAYSIVRNSHIKSGAVIGPFAHVRENSLIGKGSHIGNFVEVKKSFIGEGVRAKHLAYIGDATIEDDVNVGAGVVFANFDGKRKHQSYVGRGAFIGSNSLIIAPIRLGNYSFVAGGSVINKDVPDGDLAIERSKLRILKGKGKEKLLE; encoded by the coding sequence ATGCGAGCCCTTGTTCTTTCCGCAGGTCTTGGAACGCGCTTTAAAAGCGAAAAGCCAAAGGTTATGCATAACATACTTGGTAAACCCATGCTCTGGTATGTTCTAAAAACTCTGAAGGAATTGCATATAGAAAATATTGCCCTTGTGGTGGGGTATAAGGCGGAGCAGATAAGGGAATACTTTGGAGATTCTTACCATTACTTTTACCAATCAAACCCAAAGGGTGGAACTGGTGATGCAGTGCTTTCTGCCATTGACTTTTGGAGAGACTACGATGGGTATATGTTGGTAATAAACGGAGATTCTCCCTTAGTCAAGTCACAAACCCTCAAAAACATGCAGAGATATTTGCATATGGTGGAAGAATACGAGGGTATCAAGTTAAGTGCCCTTTTACTCTCCACACAATTACCAGACCCAACGGGTTATGGAAGGATAATAAAGGACGAAAGGGGAAATGTGATAAAGGTGGTGGAAGAAAAGGATGCGAGCTTTGAAGAAAAGCTAATAAAGGAAATAAATGGAGGGGTTTACATTTTCTATTGTCCTCATCTTGTAGAAACCCTCTTTCACGTAAAGCCCAGTCCTAAGACGGGTGAAGTGTATCTCACAGAGGTTTTCAATCTCATGCACCAGAAAGGTTACACAGTAAGGAGCTTTATGGCGGAAGACCCTACGGAAGTCCTTGGAGCTAACACGAGGTGGGAGCTTGCCATAGCGGAGAATGTGATAAGGCTAAGGATACTTCAGGAGTGGGCGGAGAAGGGCAACACCATACATCAACCAGAAAGTGTGTGGATAGAACCAGACGTGGTTTTAGAGGGCGATGTAGAGATATATCCAGATGTTATGTTAAGGGGCAACACAAGGCTCGGCAGGGGTGTGTTGGTAGGAAAAGGTAGCCTCTTGGAAAACTCCGTGGTGGAAGAGGGAGCAGTGATAGAGGCATATTCTATAGTAAGAAATTCACACATAAAGTCTGGGGCTGTGATAGGACCCTTTGCCCATGTTAGAGAAAACAGCCTAATAGGGAAAGGTAGCCATATAGGAAACTTCGTGGAAGTCAAGAAATCCTTTATCGGAGAAGGAGTAAGAGCAAAGCACCTTGCATATATAGGAGACGCAACTATTGAGGATGATGTGAATGTAGGTGCTGGTGTGGTTTTTGCAAATTTTGACGGAAAGAGAAAGCATCAGAGCTATGTGGGAAGGGGTGCCTTTATAGGTAGCAACTCCTTGATAATCGCTCCAATAAGGCTTGGAAACTATTCTTTTGTGGCAGGTGGTTCTGTAATAAACAAAGATGTGCCTGATGGTGACCTTGCTATTGAAAGGTCTAAACTAAGAATTTTAAAGGGTAAAGGGAAGGAGAAACTGCTTGAATAG
- a CDS encoding flagellar hook assembly protein FlgD: MAELKATNPYDIKPPEPKVLPKNYTQGVDNLSSEDFLKIYMETLKYQDPFQPQDLSKMLEDMTRLNQIRYMNDMKNFMESLKGWFNQITLLSSLSLIGKEFVFSTDKIDTLKGGQYYLLSSEDIKGATIRIMDGNDVIKEYQVDINKGLNPIELRDLPKGQFSVQILKNGMPVDGLNLGVMGKIKSVSVSGGELLFELENGELVSPSRLIYAGGT, translated from the coding sequence ATGGCGGAGCTTAAGGCTACAAACCCCTACGATATAAAACCCCCTGAGCCGAAAGTTCTACCCAAAAACTACACTCAAGGCGTAGACAATCTCTCTTCTGAAGACTTCCTAAAAATATACATGGAGACACTAAAGTATCAAGACCCTTTCCAGCCTCAAGACCTCTCAAAGATGTTAGAGGACATGACAAGGCTAAATCAGATCAGGTATATGAACGATATGAAAAACTTTATGGAAAGTCTCAAGGGTTGGTTTAATCAAATCACACTTCTCTCAAGCCTGAGTTTGATAGGTAAAGAGTTTGTGTTTTCCACTGACAAAATAGACACACTAAAGGGTGGGCAATACTACCTTCTGTCTTCAGAGGATATAAAGGGTGCTACCATTAGGATAATGGATGGGAATGATGTGATAAAGGAATATCAAGTAGATATAAACAAGGGGCTTAATCCTATTGAACTTAGGGACCTGCCAAAGGGGCAGTTCAGCGTGCAGATACTTAAGAACGGTATGCCCGTTGATGGTCTAAATCTTGGTGTTATGGGTAAGATAAAGTCTGTTAGTGTTTCTGGTGGGGAACTGCTTTTTGAGCTTGAAAATGGAGAGCTTGTCTCTCCTTCAAGACTAATATATGCAGGAGGGACGTAG